DNA from Serinus canaria isolate serCan28SL12 chromosome 13, serCan2020, whole genome shotgun sequence:
CTGAGGAAACCCCACTTCGGGGAAACCCAGGGTGACCATGTGTTCAGAAAGATGGAAGTTCCCAGGGGCAACCCCAGCTTTGGAACTGGTTTGACTGGTGTGCAACTGGAAGCAGGGGGTCATTTGCAAGAGAAGGTAAGGCTATGGAAGCAATGCTCTCCTGGCAAAGCTGGCAGGAATAGAGGAGGTGTTTCAGGCTGCTCCTTTGCCAGGGTGCCCATACTTATCCTCCTGGTGGGCTAAACCACGAGTAACTGGGGCCAACACAGTTAAATAAACCATCTGAGGTATCCAGTGCACAATCAGACcgacagacagacagactccCTCAGAGATTCTGGGGCTGGCTGGTACCCAGGTTCTCCTTGCCCCAGGAAGCCActcagcccccagcacccaaagtgccagctgagcagccagagggagGGACAGGCACGAGGGGCCATGTGGGAGGGATGGGGGGACATGGCCGATGCTGGGCagagggctcagccctgcacccacccatggcacagcctgtgctgacaCAGGACCTCGGTGTctgctggctccctgccccGGCACCAGGCTGCCTGTGGGCATCCCCCTCCCCTGAAGATGATGCTGGGCTCCTGTCCCAGGGCAAAGAGCAGCCTTACCTCCATCCGACACGGCTGGGCCCTGtgggaggggaaagaagagaGGTGAGAGGGGCTACATGGCATCTGCTGGCCTGGTggagtggcagcagcaccaaggcaagcccagcctgagcccaggGCAAGAGGAACTGTTAGTAAACACTGCTCTGGTGTTACCTGCCCTGTGGCAGAGGCAGGACACAGGATTTCCAACCCAGGGCAGCGAGGAGAGAGTTACAAAGGGGGTACAGCCTTTCTCCTACCCCTTCATGGCCTGGGGTCAGGCCAGCAATTGGGAAAGGGCAGCTGCTTTCAGATGTAACCCTGCCACCCAAACaagaagggaggagagaagcagCCTCCACGGcacaggaagaggaggggaggaggggagggaaggaaggacaacCACAGCCCCAAGCAGGCAAACtgcctcttccctccttccatGGAGCCTAGAGCTACCAGAGGGCAGATGCCCAAAAGCAGGGACCAGGTACTGCCcgtgcagggcacagcaggacagggtgtCCTGCAGCACCCACTGGGCCACCCcagacagcagccctggggatggaGTAGCCAAGCAGGGAGATGGGCAGAGCCTGCATGGCCAAAGCCCAGCCACGTACCCGCTGCACGGTGCTGTGTCTCATACCCTGCTTGGGGCCACAGGAAGGGGTGCCCACATTCCAGTGAtgctcctggcccagctggcCTGTGCCCCCCACACAGCTCCCGACtgtctccatcccagccctgcctttcccttccaCCTCACCCCGCATTCCTCTGCCATGTCTCTTACCCCAGTCCCACgtccctctctcctgccagctccttgctcctccccatccatccctgctgcccgcacccacacagccctgcccagccgcacggacaccagcactgctgactGCTGTGACCCCAGCCGTCACCCCTTGTCCATCACCAGTGCCACACATCCCCTTACAATGCTACCAAGCCTCACAAACCCCTGCTGCTCACTGCCCCGACCCCATACGTGTTACCCAGCCCCAGACACCGCTGCCTGCCCTAAAACCCTCCACAGCTCCGCCTGCTTTGGATGCCcatcctgcccttcctgcccagAAGCCTCACACCCTCCCACCTGCCTGTTTCCTGACTCCACACACCGCTCTGTGTGCCCGTTATCCGCTCCACACCGCCTGCCCGTCCGGTCCGCACTCCCGCACATCTCCCGCCTGCCCGGTACCGAGCTCACGCCGCGCCGCcggccggggcagccccgggggaGGGGGCCGGCGCCCCGGGCACTCACCATGCGCCCGTTGTGGACCACCAGCAGTTTGCCCttgccctgcatccctggctcagcccggcccggcccggcccggcgcgcTACGGGCGCGGCCCGCGGCCCCGCAGCATCCCCGGCCGGCGGCGCGGCtctcccggcccggcccggcccggcgctcCCGGCACTACCACACTACCGCTTTCGGCTCCCACAGGAAGTGTCACCATGGGAACCGAGACCGCagcggggggagcggggctgcccgcccgccccgcgccgccggcaCCGCCCCGGCGGACACCGGCTCCATCTCCGGGCCAGGAGCCGCCGCGGCGCCGCTGCATCtccgtccctgtccccgtccctgtctCCATCTGCATCCACATCCGTTATTCCCATCTGCATCCCCGTTTCCTATCCCCATCCCATTCATTCCCCATCTGCATCCACATCCGTGATCCCATCTGCATCCTTGtttccatccccatccctgtccctgtctccaTCCATATTTACATCCGTGACCACATCCCCATCTGCATCCCTGTTCCCAAACCCATCGCAGCCTCCATTCCCAGCACGGCTGGGATCACCAGCCCTTTgtccccttcccacagcctgggcagcctgagGGGGCTCCTCCCGGCCATCACATCACCCCAGGgaagggggctgcaggggcagggggacaTCAGCAGGCCCAGCCTggtgccaccagcctggggcCACTTGCCCTGGTCACAGAGGGTGTGGGGCTGGCCCCAGGGCCAGCGTTTGGGGAGGGCTGCGTGTGCTGTGCATGCCAGCAGAacctggcagggaggagcagtggACGTGCAGCTTGGAGTCACCAAACTGATGCCTAAGCAGTTTTGCCCATCTCCTAAGGTCGGGGTTCCATGTTGATCAGCAACCACAAACCAGTGGAGGATATTTTAGGTTATTTGTTAGGAAATCTCAGTAACTAACAGTGCAGGATAAACCGCAGAGCACCATGGCAACCCGCTCAGGGAAATGCTAATAACGGGGATGTAAGGTGGGTGATTAACCTATCAAAAGCAGAACCCTAACATTAAGTTGGGTGCAGAtctatgcagaaaaaaatgaagctttccCACCATGAGCAGGCAAAAAAGCAGAGCACCACAAGCAGCTACAGGGCTGTCAGGGTCTCTGGGTGGAGAGAACAGAGGGTGGCACCTctggctgcccctctgccccctgccactgtgtggagcagcaggggaaTGAGGGGTGATCATGCTGCTCCCCTCTGGTTCGTCGGAGTGTGGCTGTGTTGTTTGGCTTGGCTTTGCCACCAGagttataaataaaaatgtctctCCAAGAGTGTGTGACTCACGGTCCTCACCACAAGGATAACCTCTCTGTTGGGAAACCTGATCTGAGGATGGAACTGCAGCATGCAGGAATCCAAGAATTGCTTAATTAATGCACTTAATCCAAACGGAGAACAGATGAGCCCCTCACCCCACCTGGGTTGGGGGTGAGCTGCTGGAGAATGTGTCTGAGCCCCTCTGACCCCTGTCCTGTGTCATCCccaagctccagctgctgccaagcCAGCCCTCAACCTGCTCCAGGGCCTGGTGGTTTCCCttgggcagcactggggagctGTGGCAGTCGCTGACGTGGCCTCAAGCAACTCAGCAATTTCTTCTGCCACCCTGCAAGGGGACAGCTTGGTGTTGCCTCAGCGTGAGGTATCCCAGTGTgtgaggctgtgccagccctgtgcctaGGCACGGCATCCTCCCAGGCTGAGACCCCTGCCCCGTGGGGAGAGGGATGCCCTGTGCTccagtgccccagcccaggggaacCTGGTTTATGCCGGGGGTAGGCGACGGCGGGGCGACAGCTGGCTGGAGGATTTGCCGAGGGCATTATTTAACGCTGTGGGTAAATGGAGGAACAGCAGCTAATTCCGGAGCCCGTAATCCTCTTCCTCCCCCGGGAACGGGGAGCGTGCCAGTCACGAACCCACGGCGGGCCCCGGGGACgagcccctggcagctccccaggcGGTGCCGCGGGCCACAGCGACTCCCAGACCATGGGGGATGTGCAGAAGGTAAGCGGCGTCCGCTGACATCCCACCGGCTCCAGGGGAGAGTGCAGCACCAGCCCTCCGTGGTGGTGCcaggagggctggcagagcagggctctgcctgggacATGTCCCCCCAGcgtgcccaggagctgggagcggtcccagagctgggacagcacaCCCGGGATGGGGGGAATTGGGGCTGGGCGGATCTGCTGTGGGGCCATCCTGAGCCTGAACACCTTGGGAGCTGGGCCTTGATGCTTGCCCAGGCCATAGACACAAGGTATCCAAAGCCAACAGCGTGCCCACTTCCCTCCTCCCAAAGAAGGGACCTGGCGCCCCACAGGGCTCCCCCAGCACTCTCtgcccccaggggctgctctctgtCATCCAGAAGCTGAAGGGATCCCCGGAGCAGGAGCTCCGCATtgtcctgctggggctggacaACGCGGGCAAGACGACGCTGCTGAAGCGCCTGGCGTCCGAGGAGGTCAGCACCATCACCCCCACACAGGTaggggctgctgggggccaCGGGCGGGGCGGAGGGCGCAGTGCCCACCCATCCCCTGGGTGACGCTGGGGGTTGTGTCCCCACGCAGGGATTCAACATCAAGAGCGTGCAGTCCCATGGTTTGAAGCTGAATGTTTGGGATATCGGGGGGCAGCGCTCCATCCGCCCGTACTGGAAGAAGTACCTGGGCAGCACAGACCTGCTGGTGAGTggggcagcacccccagcctgtgcaTGCTGTGTGGGCcccacagaggggctgtgcagccaggcAAGGAGCCCCTGACTGTCCCTTTTGTCCCCATGGCAGATTTATGTCATTGACAGTGCTGACCAGAAGCGTTTTGAGGAGACAGGGCAGGTATGAGTGCGTGAAGGGTGGCTGTGCGGTCCTGGGACTCAGATCTCTATGGCACCAGCTCTTTGGGGATGAGGGGGAGACAAAGCTGCTCTGAATTAtggggcagtgctgcagaagggGCCATGCTGTCCCATgctgtcccagagctctgcaggaaggctCAAGATCTCAGAGCTACCCCACTCCatggcccagcagctccccctgaGCTGGGATGCTCCAAGGGTGCCCAGCTCCGGGGTGACAGTCCTGGAGAAAGTGACCCCTCAGTCCCCAACTTTCATGCCATCCCCCAGCACGCGGTTAGTGATATGGCCAAACAAAGGTTTATGAGCACCAAATTCAGCTACAAACCCTGGGAATGGAGCTCTGAGAGGGGAAGGTGAGACTCCAAGTGCCAGCCCCGGCTGTTCCGGCACCAGACGGCCGTGTGGGTGTGCCAGACAGCTCGGGACTGCCAggagcctcctgcagctgccctttgcccagggctctcagggctgggaggattTCAGTCCTCAAGCAGCCTTGCATGTGGCTCCTGGGCTGATGGTGCTCCAGGAGGTGAAGCTCCTTTGGGAGCTTCTCTCCCTTGGAACATCAAGATTCCTTATCTGCCATGAGTACCAGAGAGGAGGGATGAGGCATTTGGAGGGCTGAGGTGTCCAGGCCATGCTGGGCAGCTCCGTggaggagggcagcagccctgggagaagctTCTCTCTTGGCAGGAGTTGGCAGAGCTCACAGAGGACGAGTCCCTCACAGGGGTCCCGCTGCTGGTGTTTGCCAACAAGCAGGACCTGGTgactgcagcacctgcagctgaaatcgcagaggggctgagcctgcaCACCTACCGGGACCGGGAGTGGCAGATCCAGGCATGCTCAGCCCTGTCTGGGGAAGGGGTGCAGGTAGAGATGGGGgcctgtgggctctgcagagctgggcccaCGGTCCTGCGCTCACATCCTTCTCCCCTTCAGGATGGGATGAACTGGATTTCCAGCCAGATCATGAACAGGAAGAAATGAGAGCTGCAAAGTGCCAGACGGGACTGAGCTGCAGGTCCCTACGCTACGGCCAATCCCCCTGGTCCCTCGGTTCCCCCCGAGCCTCAGCTGGGCCCTGAGCCTCAGACTGCCATGCTCGGATGATTTTCCCCACCTAGTCTTCCACTAATCAATCggcttcccctctccctgcctcctggGCTTCCACGGGCTCCTCACACCCCTgactcccctgcagcccccatgCTGTTGGAGGGAAGCACGTGTCCCACCATGCCGAGGGCTTGCACACCTCCAGCATGAGAACCTGCCCAGGACTTGCCCATCCTCGCTGCTGTCACAGcccacaggggctgctgtgacccacacactgccctgggcaccccgACACGGTGCTGGCTACACCGCCAGGGCCCCAAGTgctgtgtccccctgtgctcctgcaggatggGACCGGTGCTGCCCCAGCCGTGGCAGCTGCTCGGGAAAGCCTCTGTTCGGCACCTCTCGCTGGCCAGAGGAGTTCCCATGTGTGCTCACAGGGCTCGGGACAAGCACGAAGACAGGACCAGCCACCACTGGAGGGATCTGCCCAGCGCCAGcgggggctgctctgtgccgccCAGGGGTCCCTGTACCCTGTCCCCGTTGGTACCACACGCGTTGTGTCCCAGCGGGGCTGCTGTCGCCGGGCAGGAGGTGCCCATCCGGAGGGCCGGGAGGTTCCGCTCCCCAGCCCTCACGGCTGCCGTGGCGGAGGGATGGGGGGAGACCTGCGGGGCGGAGGTTGCCCTGCGACCCTCAATAAAGCTGCTGCGACCTCCACTCTGCCTCGgcctctccttcctgctccgCGGCGCTGCTGACCCGCGGGGCTGTTCCCGAGCCCATTGTTCCCgttccctgtgcccatcccgGGGCTGTTCCCGAGCCCATTGTTCCCGTTTCCCGTGCCTAACCCGGGGCTGTTCCCGTGCCCATTGTTCCCGTACCCGGGACCCGTCGGGGCGGGTTACGTGTCCCCCGGGCAGCACGAGCTGCGCACGTGAGGCGGCCCAGGGAAGGCGGGCGGACTACACCTCCCGGCACGCCCCGTGCCGCCGCGCACGCGTAGCGTACGCCGGGAGGCCGTTCGGCCCCCTCCTCCCGCCTCCCTCCTCACTACGGGAGCTGCGCGCCCCGCTGGCCCCGCCTCTCTCCCCTGCCATAGGTGAGCAGTGATGCCGCTCACGTCTGTGGGCGGGATCCCAGTGAGTGCGGATTTCTAATTGGCTGCTGGGGTAGCGAGGCGGGCTCGAGGGCGGAGCGCCGGAAGGCGGAAGCGGAGCATGGCGGCGGGTGCGGGCGGGCTGGtggcggcggccgcgctgcTGTTGGCCCTGGCCGGGCCGCGCCCGGTGCCCGCCGAGCTCACGGATGGCAACAGCGAACACCTGAAGCGGGAGCACTCGCTGATGAAGCCGTACCAGGGTGAGCGCGGGCCTGGGGGGACGCTCGGGGCGCCCCGCGAGCGGCCCGGGCTGATCCGCGCTTTCTTGGCCCATTGCAGGCGCGGGCTCCGCCGCGATGCCGCTGTGGGACTTCACGGGCAGCACCATGGTCACCAGCCAGTACGTCCGCCTGACGCCCGACGAGCGCAGTCGGGAGGGCTCCATCTGGAACCGCGTGGTGAGAGCCCGGGGCAGGACGGGCGGGGGTCGGGACGGGCCTGGCGCCTCACGCCCTGACGCCGCTGGGGTttctcccacagccctgcttccTCAAGGACTGGGAGCTCCACGTCCACTTCAAGATCCACGGAGCCGGCAAGAAGAACCTGCACGGGGACGGGCTGGCGCTGTGGTACACGCAGGAACGCCTGACGCCAGGTCGGTGCCGGGAGCGGCTGGCCCGCAGCACACGGGGCCCGTCCCGGAAGGCAGCTGGCCCAGGATGGCTCGGAGCTCCCGCTCTGGTTTCACTAGGCTGGGCTGACGTGTCCCGTGTGTTCTGCCCGAGCAGCAGGTGCCATCAGCCACCTGCTTGGCAGTGAACAGCTGGTACAGCTCAGAACTCTCTGAGCACAGATTCTCACCTCCTTCTGTCTCTTCCTCTCTCCACTCCTCTGCCCTGTTCCAGGTCCTGTCTTTGGCAGCAAGGACAACTTCCATGGGCTGGCTATTTTCCTTGATACCTATCCCAATGATGAGGCCACAGAGGTGAGTGCTCCAGGCAGCTtgtgcagtgcccagcaggctGTTCCCTTCCTGCTCCAAGTGTTTCTCACCTGATCCAAGGAAAAGTCTCTCCCTAGTTGGGCAtggtttgcttttcctgtcCTGGGAGTTGGTAAAGAGAAGAGTTTGTGTGCATTAATGGAGATAAGCAGCTCCTTGCTATTTCTTGTGCTGCTCTTGGCTACACAGATGTTCCCAAGGCATCTTCtctgcacaggagagcaggcacagagctggtgtAAACCCAGCCCTACCTGCTAATATTCATCCTGAGTGTTATTCCCTGACCTCTGTGCTTTGGATACTCGTCCCAGGATGTTTCtcctcttattttctctttgcaacCTGTCTGTGTCTGAAAGAAACTCCTGGGCTGCCTTTTTGCTCCAGAATTCCCCATGGCCATGGGACAGATCAGTCCTGTAAGGGCTGGGGATTCATTTCTTCTGTCCTACTCTGTGTTTGTGGATCTCATTATGGCACggtcagaaaaaaaacctgtgcttTGGGGTCTGTGCCATCAAAACCATGATACTTCAGTCATAAAGTACCTGGAAGTGACCCATCTCCCTGTTGTCTTGATGCTCATGGGAGGTGAATTCCTGCCTCCAGTTGTCCTCTCCTGGTGTAGGTAATCCAGTGATCACAAAGCCTTGTGTgtggttttgctgcttctgtAGATTTCTGTCCATGCTGGGTCTTGTGCTCTGTTCTTACACTTCTTGTTTTCAAggaatgactggatgtggcagtCAGGGCTAGctgacaaggtggggattggtcACATGTTGGACTGAATGctctcagaggtcttttccaacctaaatgattctgggatttttaCCCAGCCACTCTGCAAGTGTGGGACAGTCTGGTTGCCGTGGCCACCCACAGGGTGGGttcattcacagaatcacaggatgggcGTCTTGAAATGGGACCTCAGGAAGGGTGGCTCTGCTTTAGGCAGCTCAGGCTTGGTTCAGAAGCAGCTGTAGGTGGAGCAGCAGCCGTGCCCATCCCGTGCTCCGTGCCTGACCACGGCCCTGCTGCCGTGCCGGGCTCCCAACCCGCTCCCTCTGcgggctctggctgtgccccagagctcccacagcgtgtcccctgtctgtccccacaGCGTGTGTTCCCCTACATCTCAGCCATGGTCAACAACGGCTCCCTGAGCTACGACCACAGCAAGGATGGGCGCTGGACGGAGCTGGCCGGCTGCTCGGCCGACCTGCGCAACCAGAACCACGACACCTTCCTGGCCGTGCGCTACTCCCGCGGCCGGCTCACGGTGAGACCCACGGGGGACCTGCTTCTcagggggcagggctggctccaccagggctggaggtggTGTTCCAGACTCAGCCACTGCCTCTctggcacctccagctccaaaAGAGGCGCAGCCAGGCAGGATAGTGGCGTGCCAAAAGGGATTGGCTGGAGAGGGTGTGGAGTGTCCCTGGCTGGAGATGGTAATGAATCATCTGGACACAGTCTATGTGATTTGGGATggtcctgcttgagcagagaggTTGGAGCCTGTCCCATGGTTCTGAACATTCCTGGTGTGACCCTCTCGTGGTTTTGCAGGTGATGACTGATGTGGAAGACAAGAATGAATGGAAGAACTGCATTGACATCGCAGGGGTGCAGCTGCCAACCGGGTACTTCTTTGGTGCTTCTGCTGGCACTGGAGATCTCTCTGGTGAGAGGGGCTTCGCTCAGGGGAACACGTGATGGTTGGAGCCTGGATTAGGTGACCCTGTCTTGGCAGGGGAATTGGATcttcagaggtcccttccagtctTAAaaactctgtgattctgtgattgcagCACTGGATGGATTGGATAGTTTCcattgctttctttctctgaattGTTCACGGGGCTCTTGAAACCCTTTTGGAATCCATGGCTGGGGAAAGGAGGCAGCTGAGAGCTAAGGAATGTCTTTGGATTGCAGTTTGATACCAGGGGATTAGGGTGGCTTGAGAGGGAAGGAGACTGGACCTGGCAGAGGACGGTCTGAGGGGTGCTCTGAGTGTGTGGACATCTCAGAGTTTCTGATGGTGTTTGCTGCTCATGGTTGTTCCCCAGACAATCACGACATTATCTCGATGAAGCTGTTCCAGCTCATGGTGGAGCACCCTGTAGAAGATGAGACTGTTGACTGGACCAAGATCGAGCCGAGGGTCAGCCTCCTTAAATCTCCCAAAGGTGAGCCTGTGGGCATTGGAAACCTTCCATGGGGGATTGGGAGGTCGGGGCTGGACTCTGGGAGGCATTGAAGGCATTACACCGGGCTAAACTCCTCAGGAGCTGAGGTTCTGTTGGTCTCTGTAGCTGTTCTTTCCCTTGCAGACAACGTGGATGACCCGACGGGGAATTTCCGGAGCGGGCCGCTGACGGgctggaaggtgttcctgctcctgctctgtgctctgctgggcatcATCGTCTGTGCTGTGGTGGGAGCTGTGGTCTTCCAGAAACGCCAGGAACGGAACAAGCGTTTCTACTAGTGGAGCACCTGTGCCCAAACCCATCTTTTTTTATGGGGAGCTGTAAAAAAACTGTGGTTTCTAAATGCTGTTTCTGAGAAATACCAGAAGTATTTTCTTACCTGTCTGTTTGGCTGCAACCCCTACCCGGCCCTTGGCCTCCCGCTGGTTGGACTGAGAGGGGTGATTCCCgctggctccccagggctctggtGTGGGAGCCTGGAGGTTGCTCCCCGGTTTTTCCAGCGCTCCCCCCGACTTGCTGGGacttgctgtgctgcctggggcaggtgTGAACatgaggggcagaggggagggggctgcgAGTGGGGCATTAAAGGACTGACACCACCCGTGGCTCTGGCTCTGTGTaatggggagagaagggaggcaggatgggcagtgctggtgtggGGGGCTGAAGGAACTGGGACTGGGATTTCAGCTTGGTGAGGGTGCAGGGAGGCAATCCTGGGAGGAACCCAAATGCTCCGCGGATCTGCGTTCACGGCACCTGCCGGGGATGTGGTGCGGCGTCCCCGCGGTTTCCGGAGGAGCCCCGGGCGGGGGTGGCGGTGGGACGGGACGGAGGGGATGTCCCCGGCGGCCGGTCCCGCCCCCGTCCCGCCCCTTAGGCGGAAGAGATCGGGGCCGTGTTTccgggggagcagggggagcgGCGGGCGCCGCCAGCGTGTCCCGGGGCCGGGGGTCGGGGGCTATGGGCCCGGCCCGCCGCAGGGACGCGCTCCGGCTGCGCGGCGGAGGGTGAGCCCGGCGGTACCGGGGGGTCGCACCGGGGGCTGGGCGGACTCGGGGGATGCTATCGCGGTGCGGGGGCGGGGGTCTCACCGTGCGCTGACCCCGCGCCATCCCGCAGGTCCCCGCCGCTGCTGCGGCTCTTCCCCGGCCGCCTCTCCGCCTTCCCGCTGTTCCTGCTGGCGCTGCTGCTCGGCTTCGCTTCgctgctctggctccagctcagctgctcgGGCGAGGGGCCGGCGCCGGGCGGGCAGCACCGGGGGGCTCCCCGgcagccctgcccggcccccGAGCCGCCGCAGCCGCCCCAGGAGGAGCCGTCGTGGGCCCCGCACCGGCTGGCGCTGCTTGTGCCCTTCCGAGAACGCTTCGAGGAGCTGCTGGCCTTCGTGCCCTACATGCACCGCTTCCTCAGCAAGAAGAGGATCCGCCACCGCATCTTCATCCTCAACCAAGTGGATCATTTCAGGTATAGCCTCCCTGTGCCGAAGGGGTCCCGCCCGAAGGTCTGTGAGTGTTGGGAGGGTGCTGCAGAGAAGCAAAGGACCGGGGCAGCAGGATGTCAGAAGTGTGTAATGCTCTCCCCAAAGCTGCTCATTCTAGAGCTCAGAGATGGACAAAGTAGTGGTTTGCTTCCTTGTTCCTTGGCAAGAATAGAATCTTAGCATAGAATCCTTTATCCTTGggtatttcagctttttcctcagctttttccccatgtctgcagcagcaaacaTATGGGGACTGTGGAAGTCAAAGACAGGCCATGGGGTGTTTGGAATTGCTGTCACCCCCAGCTCACTGTGCAGCGAGAAGCTGCAAGGGTGCAGTTGCATaatgcagtgctgtgtttgcatGTGTCCCTGTCTGGGGATTTTTCAGACATTGAGCATTGATGATTGTAGCAGGGGGATGTGTGGGGACAGTGGCTGCTGTGTGTGGCACTGAGAGCCCCCAGTCCCGTGGCAGGTTTAACAGGGCATCCCTGATCAATGTGGGCTTCCTGGAGAGCGGCAATGACACCGACTACATCGCCATGCACGACGTGGATCTCCTGCCCCTCAACGAGCACCTGGACTACAGCTTCCCAGAGGCAGGGCCCTTCCACGTGGCATCCCCTGAGCTGCACCCACTCTACCACTACAAGACCTACGTGGGTGGCATCCTCCTGCTCACCAAGCAGCACTATGAGTTGGTGAGCTCCTGGGTGGGATGTCCTGGACAGTTTGGAGCAGGAGCTAAGACATTATCATGGTCAGCTTGGGAAGTGGGGACAGGAATCAAAAtgctctggggacagagcctgTGGTCTGAGCCGCtgggaggctgggctggtgtCTGCTCCTCTGAGGCTGTGGAGTTGTGCTGGACCTTGGCTGCTATGGTGCTGCTCTCGTTCCAGTGCAATGGCATGTCCAACCGCTTCTGGGGCTGGGGACGGGAGGACGATGAATTTTATCGACGTATCAAAGGAGCTGGTCTCCAGGTAAGGGGTCTCTGCACCCTCCTGGATTGAAATTGTCCTTTTTTACATCTCTTCATTTGTCCCTCACTGTGGCCACCCAGTCTGGGGTGT
Protein-coding regions in this window:
- the LOC103817369 gene encoding ADP-ribosylation factor-like protein 3 isoform X2, yielding MGDVQKGLLSVIQKLKGSPEQELRIVLLGLDNAGKTTLLKRLASEEVSTITPTQGFNIKSVQSHGLKLNVWDIGGQRSIRPYWKKYLGSTDLLIYVIDSADQKRFEETGQELAELTEDESLTGVPLLVFANKQDLVTAAPAAEIAEGLSLHTYRDREWQIQACSALSGEGVQDGMNWISSQIMNRKK
- the LMAN2 gene encoding vesicular integral-membrane protein VIP36 — its product is MAAGAGGLVAAAALLLALAGPRPVPAELTDGNSEHLKREHSLMKPYQGAGSAAMPLWDFTGSTMVTSQYVRLTPDERSREGSIWNRVPCFLKDWELHVHFKIHGAGKKNLHGDGLALWYTQERLTPGPVFGSKDNFHGLAIFLDTYPNDEATERVFPYISAMVNNGSLSYDHSKDGRWTELAGCSADLRNQNHDTFLAVRYSRGRLTVMTDVEDKNEWKNCIDIAGVQLPTGYFFGASAGTGDLSDNHDIISMKLFQLMVEHPVEDETVDWTKIEPRVSLLKSPKDNVDDPTGNFRSGPLTGWKVFLLLLCALLGIIVCAVVGAVVFQKRQERNKRFY
- the B4GALT7 gene encoding beta-1,4-galactosyltransferase 7 codes for the protein MGPARRRDALRLRGGGSPPLLRLFPGRLSAFPLFLLALLLGFASLLWLQLSCSGEGPAPGGQHRGAPRQPCPAPEPPQPPQEEPSWAPHRLALLVPFRERFEELLAFVPYMHRFLSKKRIRHRIFILNQVDHFRFNRASLINVGFLESGNDTDYIAMHDVDLLPLNEHLDYSFPEAGPFHVASPELHPLYHYKTYVGGILLLTKQHYELCNGMSNRFWGWGREDDEFYRRIKGAGLQVRRPSGITTGYETFQHLHDPAWRKRDQKRIAAQKQEQFKVDREGGLNNVRYRIESRTDLSVAGAPCTVLNILLDCDTNETPWCTFG
- the LOC103817369 gene encoding ADP-ribosylation factor-like protein 3 isoform X1, which produces MEEQQLIPEPVILFLPRERGACQSRTHGGPRGRAPGSSPGGAAGHSDSQTMGDVQKVSGKGPGAPQGSPSTLCPQGLLSVIQKLKGSPEQELRIVLLGLDNAGKTTLLKRLASEEVSTITPTQGFNIKSVQSHGLKLNVWDIGGQRSIRPYWKKYLGSTDLLIYVIDSADQKRFEETGQELAELTEDESLTGVPLLVFANKQDLVTAAPAAEIAEGLSLHTYRDREWQIQACSALSGEGVQDGMNWISSQIMNRKK